Proteins encoded together in one Falco peregrinus isolate bFalPer1 chromosome 2, bFalPer1.pri, whole genome shotgun sequence window:
- the C2H17orf67 gene encoding uncharacterized protein C17orf67 homolog, with the protein MKTFLVFVSFLVLMTTFTDTSPILTEKDAKQILRTRREDRPRKAGFPDEPMREYMLYLQRLEQRSEEQFLEHWLNPHCYPHCNRDLVHPI; encoded by the exons atgaagacatttcttGTGTTTGTCTCCTTTTTGGTCCTGATGACCACTTTTACAG aCACTTCACCAATTTTGACTGAAAAAGATGCCAAACAGATTCTGAGAACTCGTCGTGAAGACAGACCGAGAAAAGCTGGTTTCCCTGATGAGCCAATGAGG gaGTATATGCTTTACCTCCAGCGCTTGGAGCAGAGATCAGAAGAGCAATTCCTTGAACACTGGTTAAACCCACATTGCTACCCACACTGCAACAGGGATTTAGTGCATCCGATCTAA